One window of Medicago truncatula cultivar Jemalong A17 chromosome 2, MtrunA17r5.0-ANR, whole genome shotgun sequence genomic DNA carries:
- the LOC25486037 gene encoding subtilisin-like protease SBT5.6 isoform X2 → MEGVVSVHKSQTRIYSLHTTRSWKFVGLDGPFDPLEQKSNETNRDLLTKAKYGQDIIVGMVDSGVWPDSKSFSDEGMGPVPQKWKGVCQNGTDFGSSNCNRKIIGARYYLQGYEKIYGPLNEEEDYKSARDKDGHGTHTASIVAGRAVQNASALGGFARGTASGGAPLARLAIYKACWPIKGKPKNDGNVCTNIDMLKAIDDAIEDGVDVINLSIGFPAPLKYEDDVIAKGALQAVRKNIVVVCSAGNAGPSPHSLSNPSPWIITVGASTVDRTFLAPIKLSNGTTIEGRSITPLRMGNSFCPLVLASDVEYAGILSANSSYCLDNTLDPSKVKGKIVLCMRGQGGRVKKSLEVQRAGGVGLILGNNKVYANDVPSDPYFIPTTGVTYENTLKLVQYIHSSPNPMAQLLPGRTVLDTKPAPSMAIFSSRGPNIIDPNILKPDITAPGVDILAAWTAKDGPTRMTFQDKRVVKYNIFSGTSMSCPHVSAASVLLKAMHPTWSPAAIRSALMTSARITDNTGNPMTDETGNPTTPFAMGSGHFYPKRASDPGLIYDASYMDYLLYLCNLNLTQHINLTYNCPNPLPQPFDLNYPSIQIHKLNYTKTIKRTVTNVGSSKSVYKFIANTPKEFNILATSSVLKFKHVGQKRNFVITVTANRDQLPSKCDPDKYYFGWYIWTDNYHVVRSPIAVSFQ, encoded by the exons GTGTGTGGCCAGATTCAAAGAGCTTCAGTGATGAAGGGATGGGTCCTGTGCCACAGAAATGGAAAGGAGTGTGCCAAAATGGAACTGATTTTGGTTCATCTAACTGCAATAg AAAGATAATTGGAGCAAGGTACTACTTGCAAGGTTATGAAAAAATCTATGGCCCTCTAAATGAAGAGGAGGATTACAAATCAGCTCGCGACAAAGATGGTCATGGAACACACACGGCTTCAATAGTAGCAGGGCGAGCAGTTCAAAATGCATCAGCACTCGGAGGCTTCGCTAGAGGCACAGCCTCTGGTGGAGCCCCATTAGCTCGCCTTGCAATATACAAAGCATGTTGGCCAATAAAAGGAAAACCAAAAAATGATGGAAATGTTTGCACTAACATTGATATGCTTAAAGCTATAGATGATGCAATTGAAGATGGTGTTGATGTTATAAACCTTTCCATTGGGTTTCCTGCGCCATTGAAATATGAGGATGATGTGATTGCTAAGGGTGCATTACAAGCTGTAaggaaaaacattgttgttgtttgtagTGCTGGAAATGCTGGCCCTTCTCCTCATAGTTTGTCAAATCCTTCCCCTTGGATCATCACGGTTGGTGCTAGTACTGTCGATCGAACCTTTCTTGCTCCAATTAAGCTGAGCAATGGCACAACGATTGag GGTAGATCGATCACTCCACTCCGCATGGGAAATAGTTTCTGCCCATTAGTTCTAGCAAGTGATGTTGAATATGCAGGCATACTAAGTGCAAACTCTAG TTATTGCCTAGACAATACCCTTGATCCAAGCAAGGTCAAGGGAAAAATAGTTTTGTGCATGAGAGGGCAAGGTGGAAGAGTGAAAAAAAGTTTGGAAGTTCAAAGAGCTGGTGGTGTTGGTTTAATACTTGGTAACAATAAAGTTTATGCAAATGATGTACCTTCTGATCCTTATTTCATTCCAACTACTGGAGTGACCTATGAGAATACCTTAAAATTAGTTCAATATATTCATTCTTCTCCTAATCCAATGGCACAACTTTTGCCTGGAAGAACTGTGTTAGATACCAAACCAGCACCCTCTATGGCCATCTTCTCTAGTAGAGGTCCCAATATTATTGACCCTAATATTCTAAAG CCTGACATAACAGCTCCTGGAGTAGACATATTGGCAGCATGGACAGCTAAAGACGGCCCTACACGAATGACATTTCAGGATAAACGAGTTGTAAAGTACAATATCTTTTCAGGAACTTCAATGTCTTGCCCTCATGTTTCTGCTGCATCAGTTCTTCTCAAAGCCATGCACCCTACTTGGAGTCCTGCTGCTATAAGGTCTGCCCTCATGACTTCAG CTAGGATAACAGACAACACAGGAAATCCAATGACTGATGAAACAGGAAACCCTACAACACCTTTTGCAATGGGTTCAGGCCACTTCTACCCTAAAAGAGCATCAGATCCAGGACTCATTTATGATGCATCCTACATGGATTACCTTCTTTACCTTTGTAATCTTAATTTAACACAACACATAAACCTTACATATAATTGTCCAAACCCACTACCTCAACCATTTGATCTCAACTATCCATCAATACAAATCCATAAACTCAATTACACCAAAACTATAAAGAGGACAGTGACAAATGTTGGTAGTAGCAAGAGTGTTTACAAGTTTATTGCTAATACACCAAAGGAATTCAACATTTTAGCCACTTCAAGTGTTCTGAAATTTAAACATGTTGGACAGAAAAGGAATTTTGTCATCACAGTGACAGCAAATAGAGATCAGTTACCAAGTAAGTGTGATCCTGATAAATACTATTTTGGATGGTATATTTGGACCGACAATTATCATGTTGTAAGAAGTCCAATTGCAGTGTCTTTTCAATGA